In Oscillospiraceae bacterium, the genomic window ATAATTTTCTACTGTGGGATTGATAACGAAAAATCTCGGCGGATACAAAAACAACTCATTGATAGGTTTAAATGAATTGATAACGGAATAAATAATAGGAATAGCTGTAAATATGCCGAAAAGGAGCAAAAACAGTAAAACAAGCATATTTCCGCCTAAAGAACGGCTAACCTTTTTAGTACGCAATAATTTCATTTGAAATTCTCCTAAATATACGACCTTGCATTTGCAAATTGATATTGCAGGCAAGCACCGCTGTTTTTTTAATGTTCGCTTTAGCTTCCAACCTTGCTCAGCATCTTGCTTATAAGCTTCCAGGTTGCAAACATAAAAACAAAAAGAACAACTGCAACAGCTGATGCATATCCCATTTCAATTCTTACGTATCCGTAGTCGTAAATATGTAAAACCATAGTATGTGTCGAATAGTCGGTGCTGGGGAAGCCTGTCAGGGACATACACTGATAACCCACTGCAAAAGCACCTGAAACTGAAAGTACAGCGCCTATTAAAAGCTGAGGAATCATCTGAGGTAATGTGATATACCACATTTCTTGCCAACGGTTTCTGACACCGTCAAGGGCTCCCGCTTCAAAAAGCTCGGGATTAAGACTTTTAAAGCCCGCAACAAAGGCAAGGAAGCCTGCGCCCATACTCATCCAAAGCACAACTATAATGCAGACATATATGTTGATTTTAGGGTCTGTGAGCCAATAAATCGGCTCTTTTATTATTCCCAGCTCCAACAGCTGACTGTTGAGTAAGCCAACAGAGTCGCTGCTGAAAATAAACATCCATATAAAGTATACGTTTCCTGCTATTGAGGGGGAATAAAACAGGAAGGTAAGCCAGGAGCTTGTAAACTTTGACATATCGCTTATAAACCAAGCAATTACAAAGCTCAGAAGATAGCCCAGCGGTCCTGTAATAATACCTAAAAGCAGCGTATTTTTTAATGCTATAAGAAATACATCGTCCTCCAGCATAAGCCTGAGATAATTGGCAACTCCCGTAAAACGAGGTGTTTCAAGCATATTATAATATGTAAAGCTCAGCACAAATGAAGCCAGAATAGGAATTACCGTAAACACAAGAAATACGATAAGCCACGGCGCCATCATTGTATAGCTGATAATATTTAATCTTTTGCTGTTATTATTCATCTTTTTTCACCTATTCTAAGCCAAATTCCTGACGCTTACGCTTAAGCTCATTATTCATATCCGACGCATATTTATTAAGCACTTCACGGTTGTTGTAATAGTAATAAACAACCTTTCTGAAAGCGTTTGTTAAATTACGGGTGATATAATAGCTTGCCGGTGTCTGATAAATATCGGAAATGCTCTCTCTTGCATCAGTGAGGTTTTTCATTTCGCTCTGCGACCACTTCAAAGCATCAAAGGCTTCCATATTGGCAGTGTTATATCTTGCAGAGGTGCCGAGAATTGTTTCAATTTCATTTCCGAAACGGGTTTGTATGGAAGCGCTTGTCCACCAGTCAATAAACTGGATTGCTTCCTTTTGTCTTTTACTTGCCTTGGGGATAATTGCCGAAGAGCCTGTACAGGACTGAGCTCTGTTTATTCCGTTTTCGGTTTCTACACCGGGAACAGGCACCATTTCCCAAAGATTTCTTATTTCGGGCGCCGCAACAGAAAGCTGATTATACATTGTAAAGGAGATAATGCCCATAGGCATTTCACCTGTTCTGAAACGGTTGAAGAAATCAAAAGCCAAGGGTAATTCATATTGCTTGTAAAGGTCTGTCCATATGCTGAATGCCTTTACAGCTTCTTTTGTTGTAAGAGTAACCTCTGATAAAGCCTCGTTGTAAATGTTTCCGCCGTTCTGAAGCAGAAGCATTTCAAAGATTGACTGATTTTCGGGTATTCCCACCTGCATATTCTTTTTCTGCAACTTTGAAACTACATCATAAAACTCTTCCCAGGTGGATGGAGGAACAAGTCCCTGCTCTTCAAAAATATCTTTTCTGTAGAAAAGCATATTATAGCCCTGTGTTTCGGGCACACCGTATACTCCGCCGTTATATATGTTTGCTATCATAGCAGAGGGGTGAAATCTTTCTTTTATTTCTTCGTATTCTTCAAATTGAGATATATCTGTCAATGCGCCTCTCATTGCAAGGTTTATAGGCATACCCTTAGGCACGAAAAGAGCCACGTCGGGATAGTTTCCGCCTACGATTGCCTGCAGGAGAGTGTCTGAGGTGTTAACCAACGAAAGATTTACCTTAAGTCCTGTTTTGTTGGTAAGGTCCTCGTCTATAATTCTTTTGAGAAGCTCTGCCTGGTCACGACCTGAGGAAATTCCCGTTGTCATCATATCGTTTACGCTTACCCAGATTTTTAAAGGACTTTGATTTTTTTCATCGTAAGCATTACCGATAGAGGTATAGTCCTCAAAGAAAGAGAATACAAAGGACTGAAATCTGTAAACTAATTTTTCTATAATGTTTGCTTTAAAGGTATTTGCCTTTGACCCGTCGGGAAGCACCTGAATATAGTCAAGCATCAAGGGCTGCTCCTTAAGTCTTAAAAGAAGCTCTGCAAGTCCGCTGATGTTTTGCTTGAATCTGTCAAGTCTGCTTGCCTCTGAGGTAATGTTATGAGTATCCTCTATGAAGCTGTCAAGCTGTCTTATAAGGTCATAGA contains:
- a CDS encoding extracellular solute-binding protein, yielding MTGFKKILCFVLALLLLSSLFVFAETGGTITKSTTPDSTENAEQKNINYQQYFDANSNIEVFDGTLSLGKENIANEHTDFADISDDKGLPLVKEGSEITFKVNVEKTALYPISMQYYSYESTGADIEISLLVNSKIPFTEAERIFLPKLWQYDLAEDVERFEKDNRGNEQLPLQKEVQALCTEGLRDKEGYFDEAFLLKLEAGENLITIKSLKESFAVKSVILNADKKAPSYEEYLKSISDKKVPEASPIIIEAEKPFLRSTARIYPSFDRSSPDISPSDPAKIKLNIVGGSSTWKDCGDWVSYKVKVEKAGLYNISFKYCQNSKRGLTSIRKITVDDKVLFDELNEVEFGYSLNWKTDTLKDENGAPYKFYLTEGEHIIKLEAKLGEYARTLRVIESAVGELNEIYRKIVMVTGISPDPYRDYLLDDEIDGLVDSLKSAHKTLVDELEIIENRAGSSGTEAAFFYDLIRQLDSFIEDTHNITSEASRLDRFKQNISGLAELLLRLKEQPLMLDYIQVLPDGSKANTFKANIIEKLVYRFQSFVFSFFEDYTSIGNAYDEKNQSPLKIWVSVNDMMTTGISSGRDQAELLKRIIDEDLTNKTGLKVNLSLVNTSDTLLQAIVGGNYPDVALFVPKGMPINLAMRGALTDISQFEEYEEIKERFHPSAMIANIYNGGVYGVPETQGYNMLFYRKDIFEEQGLVPPSTWEEFYDVVSKLQKKNMQVGIPENQSIFEMLLLQNGGNIYNEALSEVTLTTKEAVKAFSIWTDLYKQYELPLAFDFFNRFRTGEMPMGIISFTMYNQLSVAAPEIRNLWEMVPVPGVETENGINRAQSCTGSSAIIPKASKRQKEAIQFIDWWTSASIQTRFGNEIETILGTSARYNTANMEAFDALKWSQSEMKNLTDARESISDIYQTPASYYITRNLTNAFRKVVYYYYNNREVLNKYASDMNNELKRKRQEFGLE
- a CDS encoding sugar ABC transporter permease, whose protein sequence is MNNNSKRLNIISYTMMAPWLIVFLVFTVIPILASFVLSFTYYNMLETPRFTGVANYLRLMLEDDVFLIALKNTLLLGIITGPLGYLLSFVIAWFISDMSKFTSSWLTFLFYSPSIAGNVYFIWMFIFSSDSVGLLNSQLLELGIIKEPIYWLTDPKINIYVCIIVVLWMSMGAGFLAFVAGFKSLNPELFEAGALDGVRNRWQEMWYITLPQMIPQLLIGAVLSVSGAFAVGYQCMSLTGFPSTDYSTHTMVLHIYDYGYVRIEMGYASAVAVVLFVFMFATWKLISKMLSKVGS